The following are encoded in a window of Solibacillus sp. FSL R7-0668 genomic DNA:
- a CDS encoding heptaprenylglyceryl phosphate synthase → MDYLTWRHVFKLDPAKEISDEALEQICESGTDVILVGGTDNVTLDGVLDLLVRVRRYSVPIALEISDVESISAGYDYYFIPSVLNSTDTKWVKDLHHEAIKEFGDVLIWEELVAEGYCVLNPDCKVAQVTSAKTDLTEEDVVAYARMAENYFKLPIFYLEYSGAYGDVEMVKATAEVLEKTKLFYGGGITSVQQAKEMAAYADTVVVGNIIYDDLKAALKTVKAVKNTVK, encoded by the coding sequence ATGGATTATTTAACTTGGCGTCATGTGTTTAAGCTAGACCCGGCGAAGGAAATTTCAGATGAGGCGTTAGAGCAAATTTGTGAATCAGGTACGGATGTGATTTTAGTTGGTGGTACGGATAATGTGACGCTTGATGGCGTGCTTGATTTATTAGTACGTGTACGCCGCTATTCGGTACCGATTGCCCTTGAAATTTCGGATGTCGAAAGTATCTCGGCTGGCTATGATTATTACTTTATTCCTTCTGTATTAAATAGTACCGATACGAAATGGGTGAAGGATTTACATCATGAGGCGATTAAAGAATTCGGCGATGTGTTAATTTGGGAGGAGCTTGTTGCAGAAGGCTACTGTGTGCTAAATCCTGATTGCAAGGTGGCACAAGTAACGAGTGCCAAAACCGATTTAACAGAAGAGGATGTAGTGGCGTATGCCCGCATGGCCGAAAATTACTTCAAGCTCCCTATTTTCTATTTAGAATATAGTGGTGCTTATGGCGATGTCGAGATGGTGAAGGCTACTGCCGAGGTACTAGAAAAGACAAAGTTGTTTTACGGTGGGGGCATCACATCGGTCCAACAGGCGAAAGAGATGGCGGCCTATGCAGATACAGTCGTCGTCGGCAATATTATTTATGACGATTTAAAAGCGGCGTTAAAAACCGTAAAAGCTGTGAAAAATACAGTGAAATAG
- a CDS encoding exosporium glycoprotein BclB-related protein — protein MCNNCMHGGCSGCSGHAGGHCGNQCFSVGPFRATSSVCPPVNKGSIIPFSSGLIPAVLVTLVNGLAGTVSAVGFGSTITGVTLVNNTITLPILPAGSTEAFTVPRAGTISSLAATFTETLGITVLGSATVRAEIYRAPAGSNTFAATGVGVNLSPQLSGVISVGTILQGATDANFPVVTGDRLVMVFSVSGTGITAVTTVTGSANAGITIS, from the coding sequence ATGTGTAATAATTGTATGCATGGTGGATGTAGTGGGTGCTCTGGTCACGCAGGAGGACATTGCGGTAATCAATGTTTTTCAGTAGGACCTTTTAGAGCGACTAGTTCGGTATGTCCGCCTGTTAATAAAGGTTCGATTATCCCGTTCTCTTCAGGCTTAATTCCAGCTGTATTAGTAACACTTGTGAATGGTTTAGCAGGGACAGTGAGTGCAGTGGGATTTGGTTCTACTATTACAGGAGTTACTTTAGTTAATAACACGATTACTTTACCAATCTTACCAGCAGGTTCTACAGAAGCGTTCACAGTACCTCGAGCAGGTACGATTTCATCACTTGCAGCTACATTTACTGAAACATTGGGTATTACTGTTTTAGGAAGCGCGACGGTTAGAGCTGAAATTTATCGTGCTCCTGCAGGAAGTAATACATTTGCTGCAACTGGTGTAGGAGTGAATTTATCACCACAGCTTTCAGGTGTAATTTCTGTAGGAACTATATTACAAGGTGCAACTGATGCGAATTTCCCAGTAGTGACAGGCGATCGTTTAGTAATGGTATTCTCTGTTTCTGGAACAGGAATAACAGCGGTCACAACAGTTACAGGTTCAGCGAATGCAGGAATTACGATTTCTTAA
- a CDS encoding adenine deaminase C-terminal domain-containing protein yields the protein MPEINWKINKIRKQISIIDGVAAPEIVLQNANYLHSMLKTWVTGNIWISEERIVYVGKEMPSNTEGTEIIDVSGKKIVPGYIEPHVHPFQLYNPHSFAEFSAQSGTTTFISDNMTFISSIGNKKAFSFIDELAKLPFSFYWWSRFDSQTELENEGELYSNASVMEWLERQDVIMGGELTGWPRLMRGDDQMLYWIQAAKHKGKKVEGHLPGASEKTLAKMRLFGVDGDHESMTIEDIELRLQHGYELTLRYSSIRPDLPQLLKAVVEKGYAIFDHLMMTTDGSTPSFHEDGVMDKCIRAALEAGVRPVDAYNMAAYNVARYYNMTNLHGSIATGRYANINILADEFSPTPEAVLSKGVWLKKDGQNTQAFPKTDLSVFGQLQLDFELTEADFQFSMPIGIEMLNDVITKPYSINNVGQNNRLSTDHDESYLMLVDRNGKWRINTMLKGFASQVKGFASSYSNTGDIILIGKSMDEMLHAFDELKKMNGGIVLVENGQVVAKIPLALGGSIYDGDVRELIPLEVELKQALKQRGYHHTDAIYTLLFLQSTHLPYIRITTRGIFDVMKNTVMLPAVMR from the coding sequence ATGCCGGAAATTAACTGGAAAATAAATAAAATTAGAAAGCAAATTAGTATTATTGATGGGGTAGCTGCGCCAGAAATAGTGTTACAAAATGCAAATTATTTACATAGCATGCTCAAAACATGGGTAACGGGCAATATTTGGATTTCTGAAGAGCGCATTGTTTATGTAGGAAAAGAAATGCCTAGTAATACAGAGGGGACAGAAATCATCGATGTTTCTGGAAAAAAAATTGTGCCCGGCTATATCGAGCCACATGTTCACCCGTTTCAACTGTATAATCCGCACAGCTTTGCGGAATTTAGTGCACAAAGTGGGACAACCACCTTTATTTCAGACAATATGACCTTTATTTCATCAATCGGAAATAAGAAAGCGTTTTCTTTTATCGATGAACTAGCGAAATTACCGTTTTCGTTTTATTGGTGGAGTCGCTTTGATTCACAAACGGAGCTTGAAAATGAGGGCGAGCTTTATTCGAATGCATCGGTTATGGAGTGGCTGGAGCGTCAAGATGTCATTATGGGAGGCGAGCTTACGGGTTGGCCGCGATTAATGCGTGGGGATGATCAAATGCTGTATTGGATTCAAGCCGCAAAGCATAAAGGGAAAAAAGTTGAAGGTCATTTGCCGGGAGCCTCTGAAAAAACGCTCGCAAAAATGCGCTTATTTGGCGTAGATGGCGACCATGAATCGATGACGATTGAGGATATCGAGCTTCGTTTGCAGCACGGGTATGAGCTGACATTACGTTATTCATCGATTCGTCCAGACTTACCACAGCTTTTAAAAGCGGTAGTCGAGAAAGGCTATGCTATTTTTGATCATTTAATGATGACGACAGATGGCTCTACGCCAAGTTTCCATGAAGATGGCGTGATGGATAAATGTATTCGTGCGGCACTAGAAGCAGGTGTGCGTCCGGTTGATGCGTATAATATGGCGGCATATAATGTTGCGCGCTATTATAATATGACGAATTTACATGGCTCCATTGCAACAGGGCGCTATGCCAATATTAATATTTTAGCAGATGAATTTTCACCAACGCCAGAAGCGGTTTTATCTAAAGGGGTGTGGTTGAAAAAGGATGGGCAAAATACACAGGCATTCCCGAAAACGGATTTATCGGTATTTGGTCAATTACAACTAGACTTTGAGTTAACAGAAGCGGATTTCCAGTTTTCGATGCCAATCGGAATTGAAATGTTGAACGATGTGATTACAAAACCGTACAGTATTAATAATGTAGGGCAAAACAATAGGTTATCAACAGATCATGATGAGAGCTATTTAATGCTCGTTGACCGTAATGGCAAATGGCGTATTAACACGATGCTGAAAGGCTTTGCGTCACAGGTGAAAGGATTTGCTTCCTCGTATTCCAATACGGGTGATATTATTTTAATCGGCAAAAGTATGGACGAGATGCTTCATGCCTTTGATGAATTGAAAAAGATGAATGGCGGTATCGTGCTTGTTGAAAATGGACAAGTCGTGGCTAAAATCCCATTAGCACTAGGGGGCAGTATTTATGATGGCGATGTGCGTGAATTAATTCCATTAGAAGTGGAATTAAAGCAAGCATTAAAGCAACGTGGCTATCATCATACAGATGCCATTTATACATTATTATTTTTACAATCTACGCATTTACCATATATTCGAATTACGACGCGCGGTATTTTTGATGTGATGAAAAATACGGTGATGTTGCCAGCTGTAATGCGTTAA
- a CDS encoding YerC/YecD family TrpR-related protein, which translates to MQVEKIRGHQTEQLFKAVLELKDIEECYKFFDDLCTISEIQSLAQRFEVAHLLRLKKTYETIKKETGASTATISRVRRCYDYGNDMYDEMLGRLYPDEKPFTSK; encoded by the coding sequence ATGCAAGTTGAAAAAATTCGTGGTCATCAAACAGAGCAGTTATTTAAAGCAGTCCTAGAATTAAAAGATATTGAGGAATGCTATAAGTTTTTTGATGATTTATGCACGATTAGTGAAATTCAATCATTAGCACAGCGTTTTGAAGTAGCGCATTTATTACGTTTAAAGAAAACGTATGAGACAATAAAAAAAGAAACAGGTGCATCAACAGCAACAATTTCACGCGTACGTCGTTGCTATGATTATGGTAATGATATGTATGATGAAATGCTTGGTCGTCTTTATCCAGACGAAAAGCCATTTACTTCAAAGTAA
- the purD gene encoding phosphoribosylamine--glycine ligase yields the protein MNILVIGSGGREHAIAKQFNHAPSVQKVFVAPGNDGMKNDAEIVAIDALNFEKLAEFAKANDVALTFVGPEQPLAEGIVDYFNEQGLVIFGPTKAAAQIEGSKSYAKEIMNKYGIPTAAHETFTESAKAVAYIKEQGAPIVIKADGLAAGKGVIVAMTEQEAIEAVEDMIGNQRFGDSSSRVVVEEFLDGEEFSFMSFVHRGQIYPMVIAQDHKRAYDGDKGPNTGGMGAYSPVPQIADDIVKIAYDTIVEPTVKAMDAEGVSFTGILYAGLILTAKGPKVIEFNARFGDPETQVVLPRMASDFGEFMMSLMNEKPFDLKWKDEAMLGVVVAAEGYPGDVMKGNALPELADLELPVYHAGTKLVDGHYVGNGGRVLLVAAEAADLKAAQEKVYAELAKKEWTNFFFRSDIGWRTFK from the coding sequence ATGAACATTCTTGTAATCGGTAGTGGCGGTCGCGAGCATGCAATCGCAAAGCAATTCAATCATGCACCATCTGTTCAAAAGGTTTTCGTAGCACCAGGAAATGACGGTATGAAAAATGATGCAGAAATCGTAGCAATTGACGCATTAAACTTTGAAAAATTAGCGGAATTCGCAAAGGCAAATGATGTGGCCTTAACATTCGTTGGTCCAGAGCAACCATTAGCAGAAGGGATTGTCGATTACTTCAACGAGCAAGGCTTAGTAATCTTTGGTCCAACAAAAGCTGCAGCACAAATTGAAGGTTCGAAATCTTATGCCAAGGAAATTATGAATAAATACGGCATTCCAACAGCTGCGCATGAAACATTTACGGAAAGCGCAAAAGCAGTTGCCTATATTAAAGAGCAAGGTGCACCAATCGTTATTAAAGCGGACGGACTTGCTGCTGGTAAAGGTGTAATCGTGGCGATGACGGAACAAGAAGCAATTGAAGCGGTGGAAGATATGATCGGCAATCAGCGCTTTGGTGATTCTTCTTCTCGTGTTGTCGTTGAGGAATTCCTAGATGGCGAAGAGTTCAGCTTTATGTCATTTGTGCATAGAGGTCAAATTTATCCGATGGTGATTGCACAGGATCATAAGCGTGCGTACGATGGAGATAAAGGTCCAAATACGGGGGGAATGGGTGCTTATTCACCAGTTCCACAAATTGCTGATGACATTGTCAAGATTGCGTACGACACAATTGTTGAACCAACTGTAAAGGCAATGGATGCAGAAGGTGTTTCGTTTACAGGGATTTTATATGCTGGCTTAATTTTGACGGCAAAAGGTCCAAAGGTAATTGAGTTCAATGCCCGTTTTGGTGATCCGGAGACACAAGTTGTTTTACCACGTATGGCCTCCGATTTCGGAGAGTTTATGATGAGTTTAATGAACGAAAAGCCGTTTGATTTGAAATGGAAAGACGAAGCAATGCTAGGGGTTGTTGTAGCAGCAGAAGGCTATCCGGGTGATGTGATGAAGGGAAATGCCTTACCAGAGTTGGCTGATTTAGAATTACCGGTCTATCATGCGGGTACAAAGCTAGTCGATGGTCATTATGTGGGCAATGGCGGGCGCGTGCTATTAGTGGCAGCAGAAGCCGCGGATTTAAAAGCAGCGCAAGAAAAGGTATATGCAGAGCTTGCGAAAAAAGAATGGACGAATTTCTTCTTCCGTAGCGATATTGGCTGGAGAACGTTTAAATAA
- a CDS encoding DUF3048 domain-containing protein → MRKSRLFILSLLSAAIISGCSDKEQVQEPEKEVEQVNAETEVDVEVSEELPYVTPFTGVRVAEEVSTRPILATINNHPQARPQSGLAAADVVYEMLAEGDVTRFLALYQSEVPDSIGPIRSARSYFIDIAAGLDAFYIAHGYSPEAKSMLDRRVVDQINGMQYDGTFFTRSSKRKAPHNSYITGENVMAGAEKVGASLLYQKKVSYPFYEAEDSVKIGAAANEVTMMYNSGGSFNSHYVYDAETNHYKRYSANVETIDAETNESIELANVLFFEMPHRIIDSEGRRDITITDGGNAYVAQAGTVREVKWKNADGLLVAVEEDGTEVKLVPGNTWIHFVPTTPGLATAVTYSE, encoded by the coding sequence GTGAGAAAGAGTCGCTTATTCATTTTAAGCTTATTAAGTGCAGCCATTATTTCAGGCTGCTCCGATAAAGAGCAAGTACAGGAACCAGAAAAAGAAGTTGAGCAAGTGAACGCTGAAACAGAGGTGGACGTCGAGGTTTCTGAAGAGTTACCCTATGTAACGCCATTTACAGGAGTGCGTGTTGCAGAGGAAGTATCGACAAGACCCATCCTAGCAACGATCAATAATCATCCACAAGCGCGTCCACAATCAGGGCTTGCTGCTGCTGATGTTGTTTATGAGATGCTGGCAGAAGGGGATGTAACGCGATTTTTAGCATTGTACCAATCGGAAGTGCCTGATTCAATTGGACCGATTCGAAGTGCACGCTCGTATTTTATTGATATTGCGGCGGGCTTAGATGCCTTTTATATTGCACATGGGTATAGCCCAGAGGCAAAATCCATGCTAGATCGAAGAGTAGTGGATCAGATTAATGGGATGCAATATGATGGTACGTTTTTCACACGTTCATCGAAGAGAAAGGCACCTCATAATTCCTATATTACTGGTGAGAATGTAATGGCGGGGGCAGAAAAGGTAGGAGCTTCATTACTTTATCAGAAAAAAGTATCTTATCCATTTTATGAAGCCGAAGATAGTGTTAAAATAGGAGCAGCGGCCAATGAGGTAACGATGATGTATAATAGTGGCGGTTCATTCAATAGTCACTATGTTTATGATGCCGAAACAAATCATTATAAACGTTATTCAGCAAATGTAGAAACGATTGATGCGGAAACGAATGAATCGATTGAATTGGCCAATGTCTTATTTTTTGAAATGCCCCACCGTATTATCGATAGTGAAGGTCGACGTGATATTACGATTACAGATGGCGGCAATGCGTACGTAGCACAGGCTGGTACCGTGCGCGAGGTGAAATGGAAAAATGCAGACGGTTTGTTAGTCGCTGTAGAAGAGGATGGGACAGAAGTGAAGCTCGTACCAGGAAATACGTGGATTCATTTTGTACCAACGACACCAGGCTTAGCAACAGCTGTTACATATTCAGAGTAG